From a region of the Odoribacter splanchnicus DSM 20712 genome:
- a CDS encoding ArnT family glycosyltransferase: protein MKITRYLLFFACFIPLLYFRDFTPNNELKYLSIADEALREGHWFTFWNHGALYADKPPLYLWIVMLGKWLLGTHSMFFLGLFSLIPALWILFIMDKWVNTALPSDLRLSSQFMLLTSGLFTGSAIVLRMDMLMSLFIILSLYTFYRIYTGRCSPADPIKLPIYIFLAIFTKGPVGLIIPLLTIPAFLLVKKQFKTIGKYLGWKQWSILIGLCSLWFIAVYLEGGKTYLNNLLFHQTINRAVDSFHHKEPFWYYLKTIWYSLAPWTLFYVVVLLIGIRKHLYNNDIKQLFLTILLTGFVVLTFSSAKLDIYLLPLFPFMAYLAFLLLPEIALPKIYFTIVLPAAVLVFVFPALFFLPAFLSLPWLESSYFYFAAFLLSSSAILCLYYLYKNRFTNATNSLSVGLLLSILIGSVNISELNKYIGLKNITQKATRIAQEDSIKNYYFYKLRSGKNLDSYLNKQINEVDLPTIDSLSGKQNFILFVNRNTLKKESKLYNFSNNNESYTIGDYSIIIFQQN from the coding sequence ATGAAAATAACCAGATATTTACTTTTCTTTGCGTGCTTTATACCTCTCTTGTATTTCAGGGATTTTACTCCCAATAATGAATTGAAATATCTGAGTATTGCAGATGAAGCTCTCCGCGAAGGCCATTGGTTCACCTTTTGGAATCATGGCGCCCTATATGCCGACAAACCTCCTCTTTACCTCTGGATTGTCATGTTAGGTAAGTGGCTACTCGGTACACATTCGATGTTTTTCCTGGGATTGTTTTCTCTGATCCCGGCCTTGTGGATCCTGTTCATCATGGATAAATGGGTAAACACAGCCTTACCCTCCGACCTCAGGTTAAGCAGCCAATTCATGCTTCTGACAAGCGGTTTATTTACAGGCTCGGCCATTGTGCTACGCATGGATATGCTGATGTCTTTATTTATCATTCTAAGCCTGTATACTTTTTACCGCATCTATACCGGCCGATGTTCTCCTGCTGACCCGATCAAACTACCGATTTATATCTTTCTGGCCATTTTCACTAAAGGTCCGGTAGGTTTGATCATTCCTCTATTGACCATTCCGGCTTTTTTATTGGTAAAAAAACAATTCAAAACCATCGGTAAATATTTAGGTTGGAAACAATGGAGCATATTAATCGGGCTTTGCAGCTTGTGGTTTATTGCTGTATATCTCGAAGGGGGAAAAACCTATCTGAACAACCTGCTTTTCCACCAGACCATCAACAGGGCCGTCGATTCCTTCCATCACAAAGAACCTTTCTGGTATTATCTGAAAACGATCTGGTATTCACTCGCTCCCTGGACCCTATTTTACGTTGTCGTTCTCCTCATCGGGATACGCAAACACCTTTACAATAACGATATAAAACAATTATTCCTGACCATCCTTCTTACCGGTTTCGTGGTACTTACTTTTTCAAGTGCCAAACTGGATATTTATCTTTTACCCCTATTCCCCTTTATGGCTTATTTGGCTTTCCTATTACTCCCCGAAATAGCACTCCCCAAAATCTATTTTACTATCGTTCTACCTGCAGCCGTACTCGTATTCGTTTTTCCGGCTTTATTCTTCCTCCCAGCCTTTCTCTCCCTGCCTTGGTTAGAAAGCTCTTATTTCTATTTCGCCGCCTTCCTGCTGTCTTCGTCGGCTATTCTGTGCTTATATTATCTTTACAAAAATAGATTCACTAATGCGACGAATAGTCTTTCTGTCGGTTTGCTCTTGTCTATTCTCATTGGATCGGTGAACATTTCCGAATTAAATAAATACATCGGTTTGAAAAATATTACTCAAAAAGCGACAAGAATAGCCCAAGAAGATAGTATAAAAAATTACTATTTCTACAAACTTCGAAGTGGAAAGAATTTAGATTCTTACCTAAATAAACAAATTAATGAAGTAGATCTACCCACTATAGATAGTCTATCAGGAAAACAAAATTTTATTCTATTCGTAAATAGAAACACACTCAAAAAAGAAAGTAAATTATATAATTTTTCAAATAATAATGAGTCATATACAATTGGAGATTACAGTATTATAATTTTCCAACAAAACTAA
- a CDS encoding lipid-A-disaccharide synthase N-terminal domain-containing protein gives MIYALGFLAQICFSARLLIQWIISEKEKQVVSPTLFWLLSLLGSYLLFFYGWLRNDFAIILGQLISYYIYIWNLNMKNSWQKIPVLIRYILLITPIVAIGYMLAEVKGFINQFFYNENIPFGLLLWGSLGQIIFTLRFVYQWVYSRRHHDSILPMGFWLISLSGSLIIVSYALVRHDPVLILGQSTGLVVYCRDIWILYKNKKQNPDRIEA, from the coding sequence ATGATATACGCACTCGGTTTTTTAGCACAAATTTGCTTCTCTGCCCGCTTACTTATTCAGTGGATTATATCTGAAAAAGAAAAGCAGGTAGTATCCCCTACTCTGTTCTGGTTATTAAGCTTATTAGGTTCATACTTACTTTTCTTTTACGGTTGGTTGCGAAATGACTTTGCCATAATTTTAGGACAACTTATATCCTACTACATCTACATTTGGAATTTGAACATGAAAAACAGCTGGCAAAAGATTCCGGTACTCATCCGCTACATTCTCCTCATAACCCCGATCGTAGCCATCGGATATATGTTAGCAGAGGTAAAAGGGTTCATCAATCAATTTTTCTACAATGAAAACATTCCTTTCGGCCTGCTTCTCTGGGGGTCTTTAGGGCAGATTATTTTCACTCTTCGCTTCGTCTACCAGTGGGTTTATTCGCGTAGGCACCATGACTCCATTTTACCGATGGGATTTTGGTTGATCAGTCTCAGCGGATCGTTGATTATCGTATCCTATGCCTTGGTGAGGCACGACCCGGTTTTAATTTTAGGCCAGTCGACGGGATTAGTCGTCTATTGCAGGGATATCTGGATTCTTTATAAAAATAAAAAACAAAATCCTGACCGGATCGAAGCTTAG
- a CDS encoding glycosyltransferase, with protein MTNKTSDYDLTVIVPVYNERGNMLRLETALSAFLKKSKVKSCILFVNDGSQDGSGDLIREICRRNKDFFYIGLAKNCGLSAAMKAGIDYTCSRLVGYIDADLQTTPEDFNLLLEYTDDYELVMGIRVGRKDSLVKNMSSKVANGFRRLMTKDGVKDTGCPLKILHTEYAQRIPFFTGMHRFLPALILLQQGKVKQVPVRHYPRIAEKSKYNLYNRLISPFKDCFAYRWMKKRYINYEIADTHL; from the coding sequence ATGACTAATAAAACTTCTGATTATGACCTGACCGTGATTGTTCCGGTATATAATGAAAGGGGAAATATGTTGCGGCTTGAAACTGCTTTGTCGGCTTTTCTGAAAAAATCGAAAGTGAAATCTTGTATTTTGTTTGTGAACGACGGGTCGCAAGATGGGAGCGGTGATTTGATCAGAGAAATTTGCCGGCGGAATAAAGATTTTTTTTATATCGGTTTGGCTAAAAACTGTGGATTGAGCGCAGCTATGAAAGCAGGAATCGATTATACCTGCTCCAGGTTGGTCGGATATATAGATGCTGATTTACAAACTACACCTGAAGATTTCAATCTTTTGTTGGAATATACCGATGATTATGAGCTGGTCATGGGGATTCGGGTGGGACGGAAGGATAGTCTGGTGAAAAATATGTCCTCGAAAGTAGCTAATGGGTTTCGAAGACTGATGACAAAAGATGGGGTGAAAGACACCGGATGCCCCTTAAAAATTTTGCATACTGAATATGCGCAACGAATACCTTTTTTTACTGGAATGCATCGTTTTTTACCGGCTCTGATCCTGCTACAACAAGGAAAAGTGAAACAAGTACCGGTGCGTCATTACCCGCGAATAGCTGAAAAATCGAAATACAATTTATACAATCGCCTCATATCACCCTTTAAAGATTGCTTTGCGTATCGTTGGATGAAAAAACGATATATAAATTATGAAATAGCAGATACTCATCTTTAA
- a CDS encoding LTA synthase family protein — protein sequence MRTFSHPGYKRFLLSVGCLLSIHFTALFFLTLFRLVFFFSANYDFPDQEHVGFMSIWPAFIRGVWFDNVIACYILLIPLVAVSISALFNYYGKILWNVTCIFFSLFYGIVLLVTAANIPYFQYFFKIINSSVFNWFGYMNTTAGMVFGETSYYPPLIGFLLTLVLFIWLMRRLIRHFQRLLNTKNPSVFWLDRIYIFLTACICIGLCLFGIRGRTGYNPIKVSAAYYCTDPFLNQLGISPVFNLLSSTLDDSRKENRYLHLMPENEALENTRHYLNRPGIEGISPIARQINASDSLRRPNIVLIFMESMSAHLMKRFGQQKELTPFLDSLYRQSLAFSNFYSSGIHTNHGMYATLYSFPSILKRNAMKGSVIPTYSGLPTILKEQGYRTMFFMTHESQYDNMNAFFRTNGFDEIFSQENYPSEKVVNGFGVQDDFLYDYALNHLKKQSAQTSPFFAVLLSISNHPPYVIPSYFQPKSKNIEEQIVEYADWSIRQFIHKASQQPWFDNTIFVLLGDHGKLVGNPDSEMPQSYNHIPLMFYAPALLTAEEKENFGGQIDVAPTLLGMLRINYIQNNLGIDLLKEERPCMFFSADNMLGVKDTKHFYIYDTESKQEFNYNIHNGTLSPATANTTFDSLKTYAFSMLQTTEYLIRKQLTTDKPHSNP from the coding sequence ATGCGAACATTTTCTCACCCCGGTTACAAACGGTTCTTATTGTCTGTAGGATGTTTGTTATCCATACATTTCACCGCTTTATTCTTTCTCACACTATTCAGACTCGTTTTTTTCTTCAGCGCCAATTACGATTTTCCGGATCAGGAGCATGTCGGTTTTATGTCGATATGGCCTGCCTTTATCCGGGGAGTCTGGTTCGATAATGTAATCGCTTGTTACATACTCCTCATCCCTTTAGTAGCTGTTTCCATTTCGGCTTTGTTCAACTACTACGGAAAAATACTCTGGAATGTTACATGTATTTTTTTCAGTTTATTCTATGGAATCGTATTGCTGGTTACGGCAGCCAATATTCCCTATTTTCAATATTTCTTTAAAATCATCAATTCGTCGGTCTTCAATTGGTTCGGCTATATGAATACGACAGCCGGCATGGTATTCGGAGAAACCTCCTACTACCCTCCTTTGATCGGCTTTCTATTGACTTTAGTGTTATTTATCTGGCTCATGCGACGATTGATCCGTCATTTTCAACGTTTACTAAATACAAAAAATCCGTCTGTCTTTTGGCTCGACCGTATTTATATCTTCCTGACAGCCTGCATCTGTATCGGCCTCTGCCTGTTCGGTATCCGGGGACGTACCGGATATAATCCGATAAAAGTCAGTGCAGCTTATTATTGTACCGATCCGTTTTTGAATCAATTGGGCATCAGTCCGGTATTCAATCTGTTAAGCAGTACGTTAGACGATTCACGGAAAGAAAACCGATACCTTCATCTTATGCCGGAAAACGAAGCGTTGGAAAATACCCGACACTATTTAAACCGGCCGGGAATCGAAGGGATCTCTCCCATTGCACGCCAAATCAACGCCTCCGACAGTTTAAGACGTCCGAATATTGTGCTGATTTTTATGGAATCGATGTCTGCCCATCTGATGAAACGTTTTGGACAGCAGAAGGAGCTGACTCCTTTTCTGGACAGTTTATACCGACAATCCTTAGCATTCTCTAATTTTTATTCCTCAGGAATCCATACGAATCATGGCATGTATGCGACCCTTTATTCTTTTCCTTCCATCTTAAAACGAAACGCGATGAAAGGTTCTGTCATTCCCACTTATTCCGGTCTTCCGACTATATTAAAAGAACAGGGTTACCGCACCATGTTCTTTATGACCCACGAATCCCAATACGACAATATGAATGCTTTTTTTCGTACCAATGGCTTCGACGAGATCTTTTCTCAGGAAAACTACCCGTCCGAAAAAGTAGTCAATGGTTTCGGCGTACAAGATGATTTTCTTTACGACTATGCACTGAATCATTTGAAAAAACAGTCCGCTCAGACTAGTCCGTTTTTTGCTGTCTTACTTTCTATCAGCAACCATCCTCCTTACGTGATTCCGTCCTATTTCCAGCCTAAAAGTAAAAACATAGAAGAACAAATCGTAGAATACGCCGACTGGTCGATTCGTCAATTCATACATAAAGCCTCGCAACAACCTTGGTTCGACAATACGATCTTCGTCTTATTGGGCGATCACGGAAAATTAGTCGGCAATCCGGATAGTGAAATGCCTCAATCGTACAATCACATTCCTTTGATGTTTTATGCTCCCGCACTTCTCACCGCAGAAGAAAAAGAAAATTTCGGAGGACAGATCGACGTAGCTCCTACTTTATTGGGTATGTTACGTATCAATTATATTCAAAACAATCTGGGAATAGATTTATTAAAAGAAGAACGTCCTTGTATGTTTTTTAGCGCAGACAATATGTTAGGAGTCAAAGACACAAAACATTTCTATATTTACGATACGGAAAGTAAACAAGAGTTCAATTATAATATTCATAACGGAACTCTAAGCCCGGCAACAGCGAATACGACATTCGACTCACTGAAAACCTATGCCTTCTCCATGTTGCAAACGACAGAATATCTGATCCGTAAACAACTGACAACCGACAAACCACATTCTAATCCATAA
- a CDS encoding glycosyltransferase family 2 protein, with translation MNTTHLIIVVPCYNEESVLPETIRQLSGVLNRMLENGKISIGKILFVDDGSKDKTWEIITEAGKTNGLVGGLKLAHNSGHQYALLAGLEWASTHCDAAISIDADLQDDVDAIEEMTDCFLQGADIVYGVRRERTTDTWFKKNTALLFYQLIRKMGSDVVYNHADFRLMSKRALQALVSYPERNLFLRGIVRLIGFPEAYVYYDRKSRFAGESKYPFKKMLSFALDGITSFSVKPLQLILTGGFIFGIIVPIIMIIYALVQHAHAHTIPGWTSLLVSIWFIGGMIMMAIGITGIYIGKIYKEVKQRPRYFIEEDVNLK, from the coding sequence ATGAATACAACCCACCTTATTATCGTAGTTCCGTGTTATAATGAGGAAAGCGTACTTCCGGAAACTATCCGGCAATTATCCGGCGTCCTGAACAGAATGCTGGAAAACGGAAAAATCTCCATTGGAAAAATATTATTTGTCGACGACGGCAGTAAAGACAAAACCTGGGAAATCATTACCGAGGCAGGTAAAACAAACGGACTCGTCGGTGGTTTAAAATTGGCTCATAATTCCGGTCATCAATATGCCTTGTTAGCAGGCCTGGAATGGGCCAGTACACACTGCGATGCCGCCATTTCAATCGATGCCGATTTACAGGACGATGTCGATGCTATCGAAGAGATGACCGATTGTTTCCTACAGGGAGCGGATATTGTCTATGGAGTAAGGCGGGAACGGACGACCGATACCTGGTTTAAGAAAAATACAGCTTTATTATTCTATCAGCTAATCCGTAAAATGGGAAGCGATGTCGTCTATAATCATGCCGACTTCCGACTGATGAGTAAACGCGCATTACAGGCACTCGTATCCTATCCGGAACGCAATCTATTTCTTCGTGGAATAGTCCGGCTAATCGGTTTCCCCGAAGCTTACGTATATTATGACCGGAAAAGCCGGTTTGCAGGAGAATCCAAATATCCGTTCAAAAAGATGCTTTCTTTTGCCCTGGACGGTATTACCTCTTTTTCTGTAAAACCGCTTCAGCTAATCCTGACGGGAGGATTTATTTTCGGAATAATCGTCCCCATTATCATGATTATTTACGCCTTGGTACAACATGCTCATGCCCATACCATACCGGGTTGGACCTCCTTACTGGTCTCTATCTGGTTTATCGGTGGAATGATTATGATGGCTATCGGAATAACCGGAATATATATCGGAAAGATTTACAAAGAAGTGAAACAACGTCCCCGTTATTTTATCGAAGAAGATGTCAATCTGAAATAA
- a CDS encoding ArnT family glycosyltransferase yields the protein MNEQNRNLLILLSICVLTIFPLLGLTDYNTKGEPREAIVAYSMLEHGNWILPRNYDGEIAFKPPFLHWSVAAVSTLCGEVSEYSSRVPSALALIIMAAAIYWFYARRKGATVGLLTAFVMLTCFEVHRAGFTCRVDMVLTAFIVLAIIRFYSWYEKDLRGIPWLAILFMGCATLTKGPVGIILPCLVAGVFLWIRKGHFWKLVLRFIGIALLACVLPAIWYVLAYNEGKQEFLDLMMEENFGRFLGKMSYASHENPFYYNIYMLMAGYLPWTLLLLFSLFCLRYRKWTGTWKEKWQQTVEKVRTSDPVHLYSFLTIALIFVFYCIPASKRSVYLLPIYPFIGYFLAVYFLWLVRMGKTAIKIFAIVISCLIILLTVVFFVVKAGAVPDTIFAGKRAVENIAFLHALEEIPMNLFNIVLIFLPIVAVVVLLRKLKSKPWNTQVLYTLCGLLFTIFVVLDGVYQPAVLNTKSDIGLAQEARKWVPEGKIYSYTYFFYSVNFFNGDRMALFEKELPEEGYVLVKQGLLEEFRQKYGEEYVLDTVYTSNRRSCDVRDIIHILHFTKEKAIGNAETEERF from the coding sequence ATGAACGAACAGAATCGTAATTTGTTGATATTATTATCAATATGTGTATTAACCATTTTCCCTCTTTTAGGTTTAACGGATTATAATACGAAAGGTGAGCCTCGGGAAGCTATTGTGGCTTATTCTATGTTGGAACACGGGAATTGGATTTTGCCCCGGAATTATGATGGTGAGATTGCTTTTAAACCTCCTTTTTTGCATTGGAGTGTGGCTGCTGTTTCCACTTTGTGCGGTGAAGTGTCCGAATACTCCTCCCGGGTTCCGTCTGCTTTGGCCCTGATCATTATGGCTGCCGCTATTTATTGGTTTTATGCCAGACGTAAAGGGGCAACTGTCGGGTTATTGACCGCCTTTGTCATGTTGACCTGTTTCGAGGTACACCGTGCCGGTTTCACCTGCCGGGTAGATATGGTATTGACCGCTTTTATTGTGTTGGCTATTATCCGTTTTTATTCGTGGTATGAAAAAGATTTGAGAGGGATCCCCTGGCTGGCTATTCTGTTTATGGGATGTGCTACCTTGACTAAAGGACCGGTGGGGATTATTTTACCTTGTTTGGTAGCCGGCGTATTTCTTTGGATAAGAAAAGGACATTTCTGGAAATTGGTTTTGCGTTTTATCGGGATAGCCCTATTGGCTTGTGTTTTACCTGCCATTTGGTATGTTTTGGCTTACAACGAAGGAAAGCAGGAATTTTTAGATTTGATGATGGAAGAAAATTTCGGGCGGTTTTTAGGTAAGATGTCTTATGCTTCCCATGAAAATCCTTTTTATTATAATATTTATATGCTTATGGCCGGCTATCTCCCCTGGACTTTGTTGTTGCTCTTCTCTCTTTTCTGTTTGCGTTACCGCAAATGGACCGGGACCTGGAAAGAGAAGTGGCAACAAACGGTAGAGAAAGTCCGGACCAGTGATCCGGTTCACTTGTATTCTTTTTTGACTATAGCACTGATATTTGTATTTTATTGTATCCCTGCAAGTAAGAGAAGTGTTTATCTGTTACCGATATACCCTTTTATCGGTTATTTTCTGGCGGTTTATTTTCTTTGGTTGGTTCGTATGGGGAAAACTGCCATAAAGATTTTTGCTATCGTTATCTCTTGCCTTATTATTTTACTGACTGTCGTATTTTTTGTCGTGAAAGCAGGAGCTGTTCCCGACACGATTTTTGCGGGTAAAAGGGCTGTAGAGAATATCGCTTTTTTGCATGCGTTGGAAGAAATTCCAATGAATTTATTCAATATTGTTCTGATCTTTTTACCGATTGTTGCTGTCGTTGTTTTGCTTAGAAAATTGAAAAGTAAACCCTGGAATACTCAGGTATTGTATACTTTGTGCGGATTATTGTTTACGATATTTGTCGTTTTGGACGGAGTTTATCAGCCTGCCGTATTGAATACCAAATCGGATATCGGTTTGGCGCAGGAAGCACGGAAATGGGTGCCCGAAGGCAAAATTTATTCTTATACTTATTTCTTCTATAGTGTCAATTTTTTCAATGGTGACCGGATGGCGCTTTTTGAAAAAGAATTGCCTGAAGAAGGCTACGTTTTAGTGAAGCAGGGGCTATTGGAAGAATTTCGTCAGAAATATGGAGAGGAATATGTTTTAGATACGGTTTATACTTCGAATCGCCGGAGTTGTGATGTCAGAGATATAATCCATATTCTTCATTTTACCAAAGAGAAGGCGATAGGAAATGCAGAAACGGAAGAACGTTTTTAA
- the pyrH gene encoding UMP kinase has protein sequence MMKFNRILLKLSGESLMGAQKYGIDVTRVESYARQIKEIAEMGIQIGIVIGGGNIFRGLSGTNKGFDRVKGDSMGMLATVINSLALSSALDNENCRNKVLTAIRMEPIGEFYSKAKAIEYLENGYVTIFSAGTGNPYFTTDTGSSLRAIEIEADAMLKGTRVDGIYTADPEKDPTATKFEKITYDEIYNKGLKVMDLTATTMCKENHLPIVVFNMDVEGNLKKLMEGQQIGTIVY, from the coding sequence ATGATGAAATTTAACAGGATACTTCTTAAACTCAGCGGAGAGTCGTTAATGGGCGCTCAAAAATACGGGATAGACGTGACCCGTGTCGAAAGCTACGCCCGACAAATAAAAGAAATCGCCGAAATGGGCATCCAGATAGGAATAGTAATCGGCGGAGGAAATATTTTCCGGGGACTGAGCGGTACCAATAAAGGATTCGACCGGGTTAAAGGAGATAGTATGGGTATGTTGGCCACCGTAATCAATAGTCTGGCACTCAGTTCGGCACTCGACAACGAGAATTGCCGGAACAAAGTACTGACAGCTATACGCATGGAGCCCATCGGAGAATTCTACTCCAAAGCCAAAGCGATAGAATACCTTGAAAACGGCTATGTCACCATTTTCAGTGCCGGAACGGGTAATCCCTATTTCACAACCGATACAGGCAGTAGTTTGCGTGCCATAGAAATAGAAGCCGATGCCATGTTGAAAGGGACACGGGTAGACGGTATTTATACCGCCGATCCGGAAAAAGATCCGACAGCCACCAAATTCGAGAAAATCACGTATGACGAAATTTATAATAAAGGGTTAAAAGTCATGGATCTCACCGCAACGACCATGTGCAAAGAAAACCACCTTCCTATCGTTGTTTTCAATATGGATGTTGAAGGAAACCTTAAAAAATTAATGGAAGGCCAACAGATCGGTACGATCGTCTATTAA
- the dxs gene encoding 1-deoxy-D-xylulose-5-phosphate synthase, with protein sequence MSILDSINTPEDLKKVSEDSLIQLCQEIRQKIIDDCAENPGHLGSSLGVVELTVALHYILDTPYDNLVWDVGHQSYAHKILTGRKEQFKTKRIYGGISGFPKISESEYDSFGTGHSSTSISAALGMAIAAKINGETGRQSVAVIGDGSMTGGMAFEALNNAGVYDSNLLVILNDNNMAIDPNVGGLNEYLLDISTSKTYNKIKGDVWNVLGKLNRISPGMRNFIQNIDNSIKSMLLKKSNLFEAMGLRYFGPVDGHDIHHLIKILRDLKNIPGPKVLHCITVKGKGFKEAEINQTIWHAPGKFNKVTGERIKENNPNIPAKFQDVFGNTVTELAKSNSKIIGITPAMPTGCSLNIMMHEMPDRCFDVGIAEQHAVTFSAGLAAKGFVPFCNIYSSFMQRAYDQVIHDVALQNLNVVFCLDRAGFVGADGATHHGAFDLAYFRCIPNMIIAAPLDEAELRNMMYTAQLPDQGPFSIRYPRGNGFLADWHTPFQELEIGKGRCLIEGEKIAILSIGSIGNVAKKAVSHFEESLVALYDMRFLKPIDEELLHTVFQKFSKIITLEDGTIQGGLGSAVAEFMADHQYHATIKRLGIPDKFIEHGTQQQLYEECGFDEKSITRCIQEMLIEKDTRE encoded by the coding sequence ATGAGTATCCTTGATTCTATAAATACACCTGAAGATTTAAAAAAAGTATCTGAAGATTCATTGATTCAGTTATGTCAGGAAATCCGGCAGAAAATCATCGATGATTGTGCCGAAAATCCGGGACATCTCGGATCAAGTCTGGGAGTCGTAGAATTGACTGTTGCGCTTCATTATATCCTCGACACCCCTTACGACAATCTTGTTTGGGACGTCGGACATCAATCTTATGCCCATAAAATACTCACCGGCCGCAAAGAACAATTCAAAACCAAACGTATCTACGGAGGAATCAGCGGTTTCCCGAAGATATCGGAAAGTGAATACGATTCGTTCGGTACAGGTCATTCTTCTACTTCGATTTCGGCAGCTTTAGGCATGGCTATTGCAGCAAAAATCAACGGAGAAACCGGGCGGCAAAGCGTGGCCGTAATCGGCGACGGTTCGATGACAGGCGGAATGGCTTTCGAAGCCCTCAACAATGCCGGGGTATACGATTCCAACCTATTAGTCATCCTGAACGACAATAATATGGCGATCGATCCCAACGTAGGAGGCTTGAACGAATATCTGTTGGACATCAGTACTTCTAAGACCTATAATAAAATCAAGGGGGATGTATGGAACGTTTTAGGTAAACTAAACCGGATCAGTCCAGGCATGAGGAATTTTATCCAGAATATCGACAATAGCATAAAATCGATGCTTCTGAAAAAAAGTAATCTTTTCGAAGCTATGGGATTACGTTATTTCGGTCCTGTCGACGGCCACGATATCCATCATCTGATCAAAATATTACGGGACCTGAAAAATATACCGGGTCCTAAAGTTTTGCATTGCATTACGGTCAAAGGAAAAGGATTTAAAGAAGCCGAAATCAATCAAACAATCTGGCATGCCCCCGGCAAGTTCAATAAAGTGACCGGAGAGCGAATTAAAGAGAATAATCCTAACATTCCGGCCAAATTTCAGGATGTTTTTGGAAACACAGTCACAGAGCTGGCGAAGAGCAATTCCAAGATCATCGGAATCACCCCTGCTATGCCTACCGGCTGTTCATTAAATATCATGATGCATGAAATGCCGGATCGTTGTTTCGATGTCGGGATTGCCGAGCAACACGCCGTCACTTTTTCTGCCGGCCTGGCGGCAAAAGGATTTGTTCCTTTCTGCAATATCTATTCTTCATTTATGCAGAGAGCCTACGATCAGGTGATTCATGATGTCGCCCTACAAAATCTGAATGTTGTATTTTGCCTCGACCGGGCCGGTTTTGTCGGAGCCGACGGAGCCACCCATCATGGAGCTTTTGATTTAGCCTATTTCAGATGCATTCCGAATATGATCATCGCAGCTCCCCTGGACGAAGCGGAACTGAGAAATATGATGTACACCGCCCAATTACCTGACCAGGGACCTTTTTCCATCCGCTATCCACGCGGAAACGGTTTTCTTGCCGATTGGCATACTCCTTTTCAGGAACTGGAAATCGGTAAAGGCAGATGTTTGATCGAGGGAGAAAAAATAGCGATTTTATCTATCGGAAGTATCGGAAATGTAGCGAAGAAAGCTGTATCTCACTTCGAAGAATCGCTCGTCGCCCTTTATGATATGCGTTTTTTAAAACCTATAGACGAAGAATTATTACATACCGTTTTTCAAAAATTTTCTAAAATAATCACCTTGGAAGACGGAACGATTCAAGGTGGATTAGGAAGTGCTGTCGCCGAATTTATGGCCGACCACCAATATCATGCTACTATAAAAAGATTAGGAATTCCGGATAAGTTTATCGAGCACGGAACTCAACAACAATTATATGAAGAATGCGGATTCGATGAAAAAAGCATAACCCGGTGCATTCAGGAAATGCTCATAGAAAAGGATACCAGAGAATGA